Proteins found in one Arcobacter sp. F2176 genomic segment:
- the ruvB gene encoding Holliday junction branch migration DNA helicase RuvB, whose translation MDDRLVNVEQISFEDEKVEVNLRPSSWDDYIGQEKIKKNLRVFIDASRKRGEALDHILFYGPPGLGKTTLSYLISNEMDSNIKITAGPMIEKSGDLAAILTNLEEGDILFIDEIHRLSPAVEEILYPAMEDYRLDIIIGSGPAAQTVKIDLPRFTLIGATTRAGMLSNPLRERFGMHFRMQFYTHPELSKIIQKAGTKLDKECEKDASLEIARRSRGTPRIALRLLRRVRDFAEVENEQVIKLKRCEYALNELGVNETGFDEMDINLLELLVTNRGRPMGLSTIAAALSEDEGTIEDAIEPYLLANGYIERTARGRVASVKTYELFRLTAPITEAKLF comes from the coding sequence AAAGTTGAAGTAAATTTACGCCCCTCATCATGGGATGATTATATTGGTCAAGAAAAAATTAAAAAAAATCTAAGAGTTTTTATAGATGCAAGTAGAAAAAGAGGTGAAGCCTTAGATCATATCTTATTTTATGGACCTCCTGGACTTGGGAAAACTACACTTTCATACCTAATCTCAAATGAGATGGACTCAAACATAAAAATAACAGCTGGTCCTATGATTGAAAAATCAGGAGATTTAGCTGCAATTTTAACAAACCTTGAAGAAGGTGATATTTTATTTATCGATGAAATTCATCGTTTAAGTCCTGCAGTTGAAGAGATACTTTATCCAGCGATGGAGGATTATCGATTAGATATTATTATTGGAAGTGGACCAGCCGCTCAAACTGTAAAAATAGACTTACCAAGATTTACACTTATTGGTGCTACTACAAGAGCTGGTATGCTTTCAAATCCTTTAAGAGAAAGATTTGGTATGCACTTTAGAATGCAGTTTTATACTCATCCTGAACTATCTAAAATCATTCAAAAAGCAGGAACAAAACTTGATAAAGAGTGTGAAAAAGATGCAAGTTTGGAAATTGCAAGAAGAAGTAGAGGAACACCTAGAATTGCCCTTAGACTTTTAAGACGTGTAAGGGATTTTGCAGAAGTAGAAAATGAACAAGTAATCAAATTAAAAAGATGTGAATATGCTCTAAATGAATTAGGAGTAAATGAAACAGGCTTTGATGAAATGGATATAAATTTACTAGAACTGCTTGTCACAAATAGAGGAAGACCAATGGGACTTTCTACAATTGCTGCTGCTTTGAGTGAAGATGAAGGAACAATTGAAGATGCTATTGAACCATATTTATTAGCAAATGGATATATTGAAAGAACCGCAAGAGGAAGAGTTGCAAGTGTAAAAACCTATGAACTTTTTAGACTCACAGCTCCTATTACAGAGGCTAAACTATTTTGA